A part of Mycolicibacterium sp. TUM20985 genomic DNA contains:
- the rplV gene encoding 50S ribosomal protein L22 has translation MTTTTQSTDYPSAVASARFVRISASKARRVIDLVRGKSVTEALDILRWAPQGASEPVAKVIASAAANAQNNDGLDPSTLVVATIHADEGPTAKRIRPRAQGRAYRIRKRTSHITVIVESRPPKDKGSSASTASARARRAQGSKAAATAPAKKAPAKKAAPKKVAETSDSKGGSE, from the coding sequence ATGACTACGACAACTCAGTCGACTGATTATCCCAGTGCGGTTGCCTCGGCGCGCTTCGTGCGCATCTCGGCCTCCAAGGCGCGCCGGGTGATTGACCTGGTGCGCGGCAAGTCCGTCACCGAGGCACTCGACATCCTCCGCTGGGCGCCCCAGGGTGCCAGCGAGCCCGTCGCCAAGGTGATCGCGAGTGCTGCGGCCAACGCCCAGAACAACGATGGCCTGGATCCGTCGACCCTGGTGGTCGCGACCATCCACGCCGACGAGGGCCCGACCGCCAAGCGCATCCGGCCGCGCGCCCAGGGGCGTGCGTACCGAATCCGTAAGCGCACCAGCCACATCACGGTGATCGTGGAAAGCCGTCCGCCGAAGGACAAGGGTTCTTCTGCATCGACGGCGTCCGCCAGGGCGCGTCGTGCACAGGGCAGTAAGGCAGCCGCCACTGCGCCGGCCAAGAAGGCTCCCGCCAAGAAGGCGGCGCCCAAGAAGGTCGCAGAGACTTCTGATTCGAAGGGAGGCTCGGAGTAG
- the rpsC gene encoding 30S ribosomal protein S3, translating into MGQKINPHGFRLGITTDWKSRWYADKQYAEYVKEDVAIRRRLFAPFVIPGERNVELERAGVAKVEIERTRDRVRVDIHTARPGIVIGRRGAAADSIRGTLEKMTGKQVQLNILEVKSPESVAQLVAQGVAEQLSNRVAFRRAMRKAIQSAMRQPNVKGIRVQCSGRLGGAEMSRSEFYREGRVPLHTLRADIDYGLYEAKTTFGRIGVKVWIYKGDVVGGKRELAAPAAAGAERPRRDRPAGTRPRRSGASGTTATSTEAGRAASEETPVAETPVNADTSAAPEAVAAPEAAESTES; encoded by the coding sequence GTGGGCCAGAAGATCAACCCCCACGGCTTCCGCCTCGGCATCACGACCGACTGGAAGTCCCGCTGGTACGCCGACAAGCAGTACGCCGAGTACGTGAAGGAAGACGTCGCCATCCGTCGTCGGCTCTTCGCACCGTTCGTCATCCCCGGTGAGCGCAACGTCGAACTAGAACGTGCCGGTGTCGCCAAGGTCGAGATCGAGCGGACTCGTGACAGGGTCCGGGTGGATATCCACACCGCGCGGCCTGGCATCGTCATCGGACGTCGCGGCGCAGCCGCCGACAGCATCCGTGGAACGCTGGAGAAGATGACCGGCAAGCAGGTCCAGCTCAACATCCTCGAGGTGAAGAGCCCCGAGTCGGTGGCCCAGCTGGTCGCCCAGGGTGTGGCCGAGCAGCTGAGCAACCGCGTCGCGTTCCGTCGCGCCATGCGCAAGGCGATCCAGTCGGCGATGCGTCAGCCGAACGTCAAGGGCATCCGGGTGCAGTGCTCGGGTCGCCTCGGCGGTGCAGAGATGAGCCGGTCGGAGTTCTACCGCGAGGGTCGGGTGCCGCTGCACACTTTGCGCGCCGACATCGACTACGGCCTGTACGAGGCCAAGACCACCTTCGGCCGCATCGGCGTAAAGGTGTGGATCTACAAGGGTGACGTCGTCGGTGGCAAGCGTGAGCTGGCTGCCCCCGCCGCCGCCGGCGCAGAACGTCCGCGTCGCGATCGTCCGGCAGGTACCCGTCCGCGTCGCAGCGGCGCATCGGGCACCACGGCCACGAGCACCGAAGCAGGTCGCGCCGCCAGTGAAGAGACGCCCGTCGCCGAAACTCCAGTGAACGCCGACACGTCCGCCGCTCCCGAGGCCGTCGCGGCCCCCGAAGCGGCAGAGAGCACGGAGAGCTAA
- the rplP gene encoding 50S ribosomal protein L16, with amino-acid sequence MLIPRKVKHRKQHHPRQRGIASGGTAVSFGDYGIQALEHAYVTNRQIESARIAINRHIKRGGKVWINIFPDRPLTKKPAETRMGSGKGSPEWWVANVKPGRVLFEISYPDEKVAKEALTRAIHKLPIKARIITREEQF; translated from the coding sequence ATGTTGATTCCCCGTAAGGTCAAGCACCGCAAGCAGCATCACCCGCGCCAGCGCGGGATTGCCAGCGGTGGCACGGCCGTGAGCTTCGGTGACTACGGCATCCAGGCCCTGGAGCACGCCTACGTCACCAACCGGCAGATCGAGTCCGCGCGTATCGCCATCAACCGGCACATCAAGCGTGGCGGCAAGGTCTGGATCAACATCTTCCCCGACCGCCCGCTGACCAAGAAGCCCGCCGAGACCCGCATGGGTTCCGGTAAGGGTTCACCAGAGTGGTGGGTCGCCAACGTCAAGCCCGGTCGCGTGCTCTTCGAGATCAGCTACCCGGATGAGAAGGTCGCCAAGGAGGCGCTGACCCGCGCCATCCACAAGCTGCCGATCAAGGCACGCATCATCACCCGAGAGGAGCAGTTCTGA
- the rpsS gene encoding 30S ribosomal protein S19, with product MPRSLKKGPFVDDHLLKKVDVQNEKNTKQVIKTWSRRSTIIPDFIGHTFAVHDGRKHVPVFVSEAMVGHKLGEFAPTRTFKGHIKDDRKAKRR from the coding sequence ATGCCACGCAGCCTGAAGAAGGGCCCGTTCGTCGACGACCATCTCCTGAAGAAGGTCGACGTCCAGAACGAGAAGAACACCAAGCAGGTCATCAAGACCTGGTCCCGTCGGTCGACGATCATCCCCGACTTCATCGGACACACCTTCGCCGTCCACGACGGACGCAAGCACGTGCCGGTGTTCGTCTCGGAGGCCATGGTCGGTCACAAGCTGGGCGAGTTCGCCCCCACCCGGACCTTCAAGGGTCACATCAAGGACGACCGGAAAGCGAAGCGGCGGTAG
- the rplB gene encoding 50S ribosomal protein L2 — MAIRKYKPTTPGRRGSSVSDFAEVTRSTPEKSLIRPLHSTGGRNAHGRITTRHKGGGHKRAYRVIDFRRHDKDGVDAKVAHIEYDPNRTANIALLHYLDGEKRYIIAPQGLSQGDRIEQGPNADIKPGNNLPLRNIPSGTVIHAVELRPGGGAKMGRSAGVSIQLLGKEGTYATLRMPSGEIRRVDVRCRATVGEVGNAEQGNINWGKAGRMRWKGKRPTVRGVVMNPVDHPHGGGEGKTSGGRHPVSPWGKPEGRTRKNKPSDKLIVRRRRTGKNKR; from the coding sequence CTCGGACTTCGCCGAGGTCACTCGGTCGACGCCGGAGAAGTCGCTGATCCGCCCGTTGCACAGCACCGGTGGCCGCAACGCGCACGGACGCATCACCACCCGTCACAAGGGTGGCGGGCACAAGCGCGCGTACCGAGTCATCGACTTCCGTCGCCACGACAAGGACGGCGTCGACGCCAAGGTTGCGCACATCGAGTACGACCCCAACCGCACCGCGAACATCGCGCTGCTGCACTACCTGGACGGCGAGAAGCGCTACATCATCGCGCCGCAGGGACTGTCGCAGGGCGACCGCATCGAGCAGGGGCCGAACGCCGACATCAAGCCGGGCAACAACCTGCCGCTGCGCAACATCCCCTCGGGCACCGTCATCCACGCCGTGGAGCTCCGCCCGGGTGGTGGCGCCAAGATGGGCCGTTCGGCCGGTGTCAGCATCCAGCTGCTCGGCAAGGAAGGCACGTACGCCACGCTGCGTATGCCGTCCGGTGAGATCCGCCGCGTCGACGTGCGCTGCCGCGCCACCGTCGGCGAGGTCGGCAACGCCGAGCAGGGCAACATCAACTGGGGCAAGGCCGGCCGTATGCGCTGGAAGGGCAAGCGCCCCACCGTTCGTGGTGTCGTCATGAACCCGGTCGACCACCCGCACGGTGGTGGTGAGGGTAAGACCTCCGGTGGCCGCCACCCGGTCAGCCCGTGGGGTAAGCCCGAGGGCCGCACCCGCAAGAACAAGCCGAGCGACAAGCTCATCGTCCGACGCCGGCGCACCGGCAAGAACAAGCGCTAG